The following DNA comes from Kaistia sp. 32K.
GCGGCGCGATGGCCCGCGCGATCCTCGACATCGAGATACCGACCGTCGGCCTGCTCAATATCGGCGTCGAGGAAATGAAGGGTCTCGAGGAGGTCCGCGTCGCCGGGCAGCTCCTGCGCGAGGCCGACTTGAAGCACCTGCGCTACATGGGCTTCGTCGAGGGTGACGATATCGGCAAGGGTACGGTCGACGTCGTCGTCACCGAGGCCTTCGCCGGCAACATCGCCCTGAAGACGGCCGAAGGCACGGCGCGCCAGATCTCGACCCACCTCCGCGACGCGATGAGCCGGACGCTGATGGGCAAGATCGGCTATCTGTTCGCCAAGGGCGCTTTCCAGCAGCTGCGCCAGAAGCTCGATCCGCGCGCCTCCAACGGCGCCGTCCTGCTCGGGCTCAACGGCATTGTCATCAAGAGCCATGGCGGTACCGACGGGATCGGTTTCGCCAATGCCATCGAAGTCGGCTACAGCATGGCCAAGAACGACTTCCTGTCCAAGATCAATCAGGATCTCGCCGACTATCACCGCGCCGGTTTCGCACGGGGCGTCGCCGAGATCGTCGATGAAGGTGTGATGTGAGTTTCATCCGTTCGGTCGTCCTCGGCTGCGGGAGCTACCTGCCCGAAAAGACCCTGACCAACGCCCAGCTTTCGGAAATGGTGGAAACCTCCGATGACTGGATCGTCCAGCGCACCGGCATTCGCGAGCGTCATATCGCGGCCGAAGGCGAGCTGACGTCGGACCTGGCGACAGCGGCGGCGAAGCTCGCGCTCGCCGATGCCGGGCTGACGGTCGGCGAAATCGACATGATCATCGTCGCCACGGCGACGCCGGACGACACCTTTCCCGCCACCGCCGTCACCGTCCAGCGCAAGCTCGGCATGGAACATGGCTGTGCCTTCGACATGCAGGCGGTCTGCTCCGGCTTCGTCTTCGCCCTGTCGACGGCGGATGCCTTCATCCGGGCGAGCCAGGCGAAGCGCGTCCTCGTCATCGGCGCTGAAACCTTCTCGCGCATCCTCGACTGGACCGATCGCACCACCTGCGTGCTGTTCGGCGACGGCGCCGGCGCCGTGGTCCTCGGCGCCTCCGTGCAGGACGGCACCCGCGAGGACCGGGGCGTGCTGACCGCGCATCTGCGTTCGGACGGCCGCCACCGCGAAAAGCTCTATGTCGACGGCGGACCGTCCTCGACGGGCACGGTCGGCCACCTGCGCATGGAGGGCCGCGAGGTCTTCAAGCATGCGGTCGGCATGATCACCGACGTGATCGAGGACGCCTTCCGCGCCACCGGCTACGAGGCCGGGGATGTCGACTGGTTCGTGCCGCACCAGGCCAACCTTCGCATCATCGACGGCAGCGCCAAGAAGCTCGGCATCGACAGCGACAAGGTGGTGCGCACGGTATCCGCGCATGGCAACACGTCCGCCGCCTCGATTCCGCTCGCGCTTTCCGTCGCGCGCGATGACGGCCGGATCAAGCGGGGCGACCTCATCCTGCTCGAAGCCATGGGTGGAGGCTTCACCTGGGGCTCCGTCCTGCTGCGCTGGTAGGAATATATCAGAGATACCCGCGCCTTAGGATCAAGGACGTTGACCGGTCCCCGCTGTGGCAATAGGCTTGCCGTCGGGGAAGTGACGTTGGGTCACCAAGCGGAACATCGGGAAACGAGGCCATGTCAGGCAAGACGGTGACGCGCGCCGACCTTTGTGAGGCGGTGTATCAAAAGGTCGGTCTTTCGCGGACGGAATCCGCCGATCTGGTCGAGCTGGTTCTCGACGAGATCAGCGCGTGCATTGTCAGGGGCGAATCTGTCAAACTGTCCTCCTTCGGGTCGTTTCTGGTGCGCTCCAAGGGCGAGCGCGTCGGCCGCAATCCGAAGACGGGCGAAGAGGTTCCCATCGCACCGCGCCGCGTGATGGTCTTCAAGCCCAGCAATGTCCTCAAGCAGAGGATCAATGGCTCGCTCGTTCCGAACGGACACGATACATCCGAGGACGAGTGATTACCGCAGTCGGACGAAGCGGGCGCCAACGCGTGAGAGTTAATGTCCAAGGGTCCTGATGCC
Coding sequences within:
- the plsX gene encoding phosphate acyltransferase PlsX; translation: MVQAIKIAIDAMGGDNGPATVLAGADIALVRRPELRYQLFGEEKAVLPLLESYPRVKAVSTFTHCDVTVQMDDKPSQALRKGRWKSSMWRALEAVKKGEADAALSAGNTGALMAMSKFCLRTMAGIERPALAALWPTLRGESVVLDVGATINADAQQLIDFAMMGGAMARAILDIEIPTVGLLNIGVEEMKGLEEVRVAGQLLREADLKHLRYMGFVEGDDIGKGTVDVVVTEAFAGNIALKTAEGTARQISTHLRDAMSRTLMGKIGYLFAKGAFQQLRQKLDPRASNGAVLLGLNGIVIKSHGGTDGIGFANAIEVGYSMAKNDFLSKINQDLADYHRAGFARGVAEIVDEGVM
- a CDS encoding beta-ketoacyl-ACP synthase III; the protein is MSFIRSVVLGCGSYLPEKTLTNAQLSEMVETSDDWIVQRTGIRERHIAAEGELTSDLATAAAKLALADAGLTVGEIDMIIVATATPDDTFPATAVTVQRKLGMEHGCAFDMQAVCSGFVFALSTADAFIRASQAKRVLVIGAETFSRILDWTDRTTCVLFGDGAGAVVLGASVQDGTREDRGVLTAHLRSDGRHREKLYVDGGPSSTGTVGHLRMEGREVFKHAVGMITDVIEDAFRATGYEAGDVDWFVPHQANLRIIDGSAKKLGIDSDKVVRTVSAHGNTSAASIPLALSVARDDGRIKRGDLILLEAMGGGFTWGSVLLRW
- a CDS encoding integration host factor subunit alpha; translated protein: MSGKTVTRADLCEAVYQKVGLSRTESADLVELVLDEISACIVRGESVKLSSFGSFLVRSKGERVGRNPKTGEEVPIAPRRVMVFKPSNVLKQRINGSLVPNGHDTSEDE